The following coding sequences are from one Dreissena polymorpha isolate Duluth1 chromosome 8, UMN_Dpol_1.0, whole genome shotgun sequence window:
- the LOC127841620 gene encoding uncharacterized protein LOC127841620 isoform X1: MADDAVRSVLHSIGLHSLYQNFMSKKIDSIEICKSLEDNQLTNLGLVTIGERIKFKNAVQHCQWQSMPIMPMAESDTAASGSRISTDATLRERNSLFMPSRCRQPSTSTSIGKRKRPRTWTANFMCLSNNHQNKVPNSAEKECLYKAGLGLKKVTFEGDAKEQSVHDTLIKAFTKLEQCGGFELLHCNSSCRELKKLNCKWDVKTLKSVVGPQGKFYIRPIQKCLTVEVVTEDEETELMTKCDICKQDVSLGQIRNHVESCIATNLDHTGTYLYTSQGNSDEELPESASEIIHQQGFSMEFHDLPEIASITSMVTLDNVLPGSEDQHNGDYLSTIVKKCTTFCKSNDVSDPIHVLKIFQKEIVTGRPLELTEETSSTGIYGETNFILVDRGDLLKTAIEEIRAISDMRKCLEVQFYGECAADFGGPRKEFFSLVLHCIKEEYFEPVREWSDDYEAVGRILACSRTASCYSPVHTSTVESFNGEDVDTPIEPTV, encoded by the exons ATGGCAGACGACGCCGTAAGGAGTGTTTTGCATTCAATTGGTTTACATTCACTGTATCAAAATTTTATGAGTAAAAAAATAGATTCTATTGAGATTTGTAAATCGTTAGAAGATAACCAGTTAACAAATTTAGGTCTGGTGACCATTGGTGAAAGAATTAAGTTTAAAAATGCAGTGCAGCATTGCCAATGGCAATCCATGCCCATCATGCCCATGGCTGAGAGCGATACGGCCGCATCTGGATCTAGGATCTCGACAG ACGCTACATTAAGAGAAAGGAACTCTTTATTTATGCCAAGTAGGTGCAGGCAGCCTAGTACCAGTACTTCTATAGGCAAAAGAAAACGTCCACGAACTTGGACTGCTAATTTTATGTGCCTTTCAAACAATCATCAAAATAAGGTACCTAACAGTGCTGAAAAAGAATGCTTATACAAGGCAGGTTTGGGTTTGAAAAAAGTAACTTTTGAAGGAGATGCAAAAGAACAAAGTGTTCACGACACTCTTATTAAAGCGTTTACAAAACTTGAACAGTGTGGGGGCTTTGAGCTATTACATTGTAACAGTTCGTGCAGAGAATTGAAAAAACTTAATTGTAAATGGGATgttaaaacattgaaaagtgtTGTAGGACCTCAAGGTAAATTTTATATTAGACCCATTCAAAAGTGTTTGACGGTTGAGGTAGTAACAGAAGATGAAGAAACAGAGTTAATGACAAAGTGTGACATATGCAAACAGGACGTTTCTTTAGGTCAGATACGTAACCATGTTGAGTCCTGTATAGCCACAAATCTGGACCATACAGGAACGTACCTGTATACTTCACAGGGAAATTCAGATGAAGAACTTCCTGAAAGTGCTTCAGAGATAATTCATCAACAG GGgttttccatggaattccatgatTTACCAGAGATTGCCAGCATAACTTCCATGGTGACCCTGGACAATGTACTCCCGGGCAGTGAGGACCAGCATAATGGAGATTATTTAAGTACAATTGTTAAAAAGTGTACTACATTTTGTAAATCCAATGATGTGTCTGATCCTATTCATGTGCTAAAGATCTTTCAAAAAGAGATTGTCACTGGGAGACCATTAGAACTAACAGAAGAGACATCATCTACGGGCATTTATGGTGAAACCAATTTCATTTTGGTAGACAGAGGCGATCTACTGAAAACAGCAATTGAGGAAATAAGGGCAATAAGCGACATGAGGAAATGCCTTGAAGTTCAGTTCTATGGAGAG TGTGCTGCTGATTTTGGAGGTCCAAGAAAGGAATTCTTCTCTCTTGTCCTGCATTGCATTAAGGAAGAATACTTCGAGCCAGTGAGAGAGTGGTCAGATGACTATGAAGCTGTTGGCAGAATATTGG
- the LOC127841620 gene encoding uncharacterized protein LOC127841620 isoform X2, protein MADDAVRSVLHSIGLHSLYQNFMSKKIDSIEICKSLEDNQLTNLGLVTIGERIKFKNAVQHCQWQSMPIMPMAESDTAASGSRISTDATLRERNSLFMPSRCRQPSTSTSIGKRKRPRTWTANFMCLSNNHQNKVPNSAEKECLYKAGLGLKKVTFEGDAKEQSVHDTLIKAFTKLEQCGGFELLHCNSSCRELKKLNCKWDVKTLKSVVGPQGKFYIRPIQKCLTVEVVTEDEETELMTKCDICKQDVSLGQIRNHVESCIATNLDHTGTYLYTSQGNSDEELPESASEIIHQQGFSMEFHDLPEIASITSMVTLDNVLPGSEDQHNGDYLSTIVKKCTTFCKSNDVSDPIHVLKIFQKEIVTGRPLELTEETSSTGIYGETNFILVDRGDLLKTAIEEIRAISDMRKCLEVQFYGEFCSVLLILEVQERNSSLLSCIALRKNTSSQ, encoded by the exons ATGGCAGACGACGCCGTAAGGAGTGTTTTGCATTCAATTGGTTTACATTCACTGTATCAAAATTTTATGAGTAAAAAAATAGATTCTATTGAGATTTGTAAATCGTTAGAAGATAACCAGTTAACAAATTTAGGTCTGGTGACCATTGGTGAAAGAATTAAGTTTAAAAATGCAGTGCAGCATTGCCAATGGCAATCCATGCCCATCATGCCCATGGCTGAGAGCGATACGGCCGCATCTGGATCTAGGATCTCGACAG ACGCTACATTAAGAGAAAGGAACTCTTTATTTATGCCAAGTAGGTGCAGGCAGCCTAGTACCAGTACTTCTATAGGCAAAAGAAAACGTCCACGAACTTGGACTGCTAATTTTATGTGCCTTTCAAACAATCATCAAAATAAGGTACCTAACAGTGCTGAAAAAGAATGCTTATACAAGGCAGGTTTGGGTTTGAAAAAAGTAACTTTTGAAGGAGATGCAAAAGAACAAAGTGTTCACGACACTCTTATTAAAGCGTTTACAAAACTTGAACAGTGTGGGGGCTTTGAGCTATTACATTGTAACAGTTCGTGCAGAGAATTGAAAAAACTTAATTGTAAATGGGATgttaaaacattgaaaagtgtTGTAGGACCTCAAGGTAAATTTTATATTAGACCCATTCAAAAGTGTTTGACGGTTGAGGTAGTAACAGAAGATGAAGAAACAGAGTTAATGACAAAGTGTGACATATGCAAACAGGACGTTTCTTTAGGTCAGATACGTAACCATGTTGAGTCCTGTATAGCCACAAATCTGGACCATACAGGAACGTACCTGTATACTTCACAGGGAAATTCAGATGAAGAACTTCCTGAAAGTGCTTCAGAGATAATTCATCAACAG GGgttttccatggaattccatgatTTACCAGAGATTGCCAGCATAACTTCCATGGTGACCCTGGACAATGTACTCCCGGGCAGTGAGGACCAGCATAATGGAGATTATTTAAGTACAATTGTTAAAAAGTGTACTACATTTTGTAAATCCAATGATGTGTCTGATCCTATTCATGTGCTAAAGATCTTTCAAAAAGAGATTGTCACTGGGAGACCATTAGAACTAACAGAAGAGACATCATCTACGGGCATTTATGGTGAAACCAATTTCATTTTGGTAGACAGAGGCGATCTACTGAAAACAGCAATTGAGGAAATAAGGGCAATAAGCGACATGAGGAAATGCCTTGAAGTTCAGTTCTATGGAGAG TTTTGCAGTGTGCTGCTGATTTTGGAGGTCCAAGAAAGGAATTCTTCTCTCTTGTCCTGCATTGCATTAAGGAAGAATACTTCGAGCCAGTGA
- the LOC127843102 gene encoding uncharacterized protein LOC127843102 — protein sequence MSTTQMQAIECVRFYIKETFLEEIESEPYMSTLRKVSGLQDQQLVTMLSQDKHLVEVYVEDVLLREALAAIFQAYTGDTYENANAECCSVLDSSRLRAMRAACAIGAAKKDTLNKKYQHLVGK from the exons gcAATAGAATGTGTCCGCTTCTATATCAAAGAAACATTTCTGGAGGAAATTGAAAg TGAGCCATACATGTCCACACTTCGGAAAGTGAGTGGTCTTCAAGACCAGCAGCTGGTAACAATGCTCAGTCAAGATAAACA TCTGGTGGAAGTCTACGTGGAAGATGTCTTGCTACGCGAGGCTTTGGCAGCTATATTCCAAGCGTATACAGGGGACACGTATGAAAATGCCAACGCTGAATGTTGTTCCGTTCTTGATAGTTCAAGATTAAGAGCAATGCGCGCTGCCTGTGCGATTG GTGCAGCCAAAAAGGATACACTGAACAAGAAATACCAACACCTTGTCGGGAAGTGA